A genomic region of Bactrocera dorsalis isolate Fly_Bdor chromosome 3, ASM2337382v1, whole genome shotgun sequence contains the following coding sequences:
- the LOC105223825 gene encoding cuticle protein 16.8, translating to MKLFIKLVVVAAALACARADVSHILHQGGYTTTTPQPGPPNPYVFSYQAGRAPGHVDRQHTEVSDGTGVVRGAFSYVDPKNQLRTVQYVADEHGFHPQLSHEQEDTEAVKQAKRKHFALYNRIAQEHAAEGVNGAPNAAYAAGPRNTEAVAYATHKHLSEFERIAAEHARMRAELEAQRLNNPQDDGQYHGEEEQYQHY from the exons atgaaattgtttattaagCTG GTCGTCGTTGCTGCCGCGCTCGCTTGCGCACGCGCCGATGTCTCGCACATACTACACCAGGGCGGCTATACCACAACAACACCACAGCCAGGGCCACCTAATCCGTATGTCTTCAGCTATCAGGCTGGCCGTGCGCCAGGTCATGTGGATCGCCAGCATACCGAGGTCTCCGATGGCACGGGTGTGGTACGTGGCGCCTTCTCCTATGTGGATCCGAAGAATCAATTGCGCACCGTACAATATGTAGCCGATGAGCATGGTTTCCATCCGCAGTTGAGTCACGAACAGGAGGATACCGAGGCGGTGAAGCAGGCGAAGCGCAAGCATTTTGCGCTCTACAATCGCATTGCGCAAGAACATGCCGCCGAGGGGGTGAACGGCGCACCGAAT GCTGCCTATGCCGCTGGGCCGCGCAACACCGAGGCTGTCGCCTATGCCACACACAAGCATCTGAGTGAATTCGAGCGCATTGCTGCGGAACATGCGCGCATGCGCGCCGAACTGGAGGCGCAGCGCTTGAACAATCCACAGGATGATGGCCAGTACCATGGCGAGGAGGAGCAATATCAGCACTACTAA